The genomic window CAATTTCAATGATTCGATCTGGAAATTGTTCGACTATCATTTTTATAAAAGTGTAACTCCAGTTCCGTTAAGATCAGAATAACTTACGACGCCGTCTTTAATGGTTACACCAGTTGCAATATCTTCTGCTAAAAGAAGCGCGCCATCCATATCTACATAATCCAATTGAGGCAGTAAATGTGCGATTGCAGAAATCCCGACTGTAGATTCCGTCATGCAGCCCACCATTGTTTTTAATCCCAATTTTTTAGCTTCTTCAATCATGCGTTTTCCAGGTGTGAGACCGCCGCATTTTACCAATTTAACGTTTACGCCATGAAAATGATTGAAGCACTTTGCTACATCTTCTTCAATAATACAGCTTTCGTCTGCAATAACAGGAAGAACAGAATGTTTAAAAACTTCTTTATGTGCTTCCCAATCATCTGCTTTCATGGGCTGTTCCAGAAATTCGACCCCTAATTTTTTTAATTCAACCGCATTGCCTATTGTTTCCTCAACTCCCCAGCCGCAGTTGGCATCAATTCTAAAAATGGCATTGGTATGTTTTCTTAGTTCTTTTACAATTTCGATATCTTCTTTGGTACCTAATTTAATTTTATAAATCGGCCACGGAAGTTCCTTCATTTTTGAAACCATTTTGTCGATAGAAGCAATTCCGATGGTATAATCTGTCATCGGGTTTCGTTCGGTTGTGTAGTTCCATAATTCGTGTAATTTTTTGCCTTTTTTTCGGGCATATAAATCATTATAAGCCAAATCTAAAGCGCATAAAGCAAACATATCATCTTTTAAATACGGATGAATTTTTGCCCAAAAAACTTCTGGAGTTTCGTTTTCTGTACTTTCAATAATGCTTCTTATTTTTTCTAAATCCTGCATCATCATCGGAACCGTTGTGTTGTAATAAGGATTTGAAGTTGCTTCTCCAAAACCCGAAAAACCATCGCTTTGTAATTCTACAATTAATGAAGGCTGAAAATCAATGGATTCTCTTGAAATCGTGAAAGTATGTTTTAGTTTGAGATTGTATTCTCTTAAAATTAGTTTCATTTTTATAAAAGTATTTTTTTATTAATAACCCAGCCAAATTAAAGCTTCAGCAAAATGATCGCGCCAAAGTTTTTCATTGTGTTCGCCATTTTTTACGATTTTGGTTTTTTCAAGATGAAGACAGTAACAACGTTTGGTATCTAATAAACGTTTCATTTTAGTTAAATCTTTTACCATATCGTCACTTTCTTTATCGCCGCACAAAAAATAAATTTTAGTTTTGATTTTGGATTGTTTTTCTGTGAAAGTATAAATTTCGTTAGAAAACCAAAAAGACGGAGAAAAAACGCCTGCTTTACCAAAAACTTCCGGATATTTTAAAGCTCCGTAATAAGAAACCAAACCGCCCAGTGAACTTCCAAAAAGAATGGTGTTTTTAGGTTTTGTTTTGGTTCTGTAATTTTTGTCGATATACGGTTTTAATGTCTTTACAATAAATTCTAGATAATTATCAGCATTTCCGCCGCCGTATTTTTCGTTTTTAAAAGGAGTAAGTTCATCGATGCGTTTTTCATTTCCATGTTCAATCGCCACAACAATTACAGGAGCTTTTAAGCTGTCTAATTTTTCATCGATATTCCATTCGCCAGAAAAAGAAGTTTTAGCATCAAATAAATTTTGCGCGTCGTGCATGTAAATAACACTGTATTTTTTTTGAATGTTTTTTGAATAGTTTTCAGGAAGATAAATCCAGATTTTTTTTGAAGTATGGAGTTGAGGAGCTTCAATTGTAAAAGTAGATACATTTTTTGAAGCTGTACTTTGTGCTTTTCCAATAAAAGTCAATAGAAGCAAAACCGCCATAAAAATCCTCTTCATTATCTGTGTTTTGTATTTTTATATAAAAGCAATATTTTAGCTAAAAATAATAAATTGATGAATACAGAAGCAGAAAAAAGAAGTTTACTTTTAGAAATGATTATGTTCGCTACTGTCGATGGACATTTGCATAAACGTGAGCTCGAATTTTTAAGACTTGTAGCTTTGGAATTGAGTATTAGCGAAGAAGAATTTCAAGATTTATTTCATCAGGAGACCAAAACGATTCCTATCAAATCTGAAATACAGCGTATCAACCAATTTTATAGATTGGCCTTATTGATGCATTGCGATGGTGTTTTACACGAAAGGGAATTCAAAGCAATTCAGCAGATTGCATTAGAAATGGGGCTAAATCCATCTGCCGTAAAACGCGTTTTAGAAATGATGAAAAAGGCACCAAAAACCGTTATAAATCCGACTCTTGTTTTACAAGTTTTTCAAGAACAGCATAATTAAGCCAGCTGTTCTTGAAGTTTTTTAATTTCGTCTCTCAATTTAGCTGCTTGTAAAAAGTCTAATTCTTTAGCCGCTTTTTCCATTGTTTTACGTTTTTCCCGAATCATTTTTTCCAATTCAGCTTTAGATAAATAAGCTGTTTCTGGTTCGGCTGCAACAGGGATAGGATGCCCTAATTCGTATTCAACCAAAGGATTTTTGGTGAAAGCACTTTCTATTTTTTTGTTTAAAGCCTGAGGCGTTATATTATTTTCAACGTTGAAATTAATCTGTTTTGTTCTTCGATATTCAGTTTCGTCAATTGTTCTCTGCATGCTGGCAGTAATTTTGTCGGCATACAAAATGGCTTTTCCGTTTAAGTTCCTTGCCGCACGTCCAATAGTCTGCGTTAAAGATCTATGATTTCTCAAGAAACCTTCTTTATCGGCATCTAAAATAGCAACAAGCGAAACTTCTGGTAAATCTAAACCTTCACGAAGTAAGTTTACTCCAATTAAAACATCAAAAATACCTTTACGTAAATCCTGCATGATTTCGATACGCTCTAAAGTGTCAACTTCAGAGTGGATGTAACGGCAGCGAATGCTTACTTTAGTCAAATATTTGGCTAATTCTTCAGCCATTCTTTTGGTTAGAGTAGTTACCAAGACTCTTTCGTCTAATTCGCAGCGAACCTGAATTTCTTCAATCAAATCATCAATTTGGTTTAAACTTGGTCGAACTTCAATAACAGGATCTATTAATCCAGTCGGGCGAATAATCTGCTCAACATAAATACCATCTGACTTTTGCAGTTCATAATCTGCAGGAGTTGCAGAAACGTAAATTACCTGATTTTGAAGGGCTTCGAATTCTTCAAATTTCAAAGGACGGTTGTCCATTGCTGCAGGTAGACGGAAACCATATTCTACTAAGTTTTCCTTACGCGAGCGGTCTCCTCCGTACATCGCATGAACCTGCGAAACGGTTACGTGACTTTCATCAACAACCATTAAATAATCACTTGGGAAATAATCCAGTAAGCAGAAAGGTCTTGTTCCAGGCTGTCTGCCGTCCAGATAACGAGAATAATTTTCAATTCCAGAGCAGTAGCCTAGTTCGCGAATCATTTCTAAATCGAAATTGGTTCTTTCTTCCAAACGTTTGGCTTCTAAATGTTTACCTATTTCTTTAAAGTAATCAACTTGTTTAACCAAATCCTGCTGAATTTCCCAAATTGCACCTTGCAGTACTTCTGGAGAAGTTACAAACATATTAGCTGGGTAAATAGTCAGTCTCTTGAACTTTTCAATTACTTGTGAAGTCTTAACATCAAAAGATTCAATTTCCTCAATTTCATCTCCAAAAAAGTGAATTCTGTAAGCGTCGTCGGCATAACTGGGATATACTTCAACCGTGTCGCCTTTTATTCTGAAATTTCCAGGGTTAAAATCTGCTTCTGTTCTGGCGTACAAACTTTGTACAAGGCTGTGAAGCAGTTTCGTTCTCGAAATAACCTGATCTCTGGTTACCTCAATTACATTCTTTTTAAATTCGACAGGGTTTCCAATACCATATAAACACGAAACCGAAGCAACTACCAAAACATCTCGACGCCCAGAAAGAAGGGAAGATGTAGTACTCAAACGCATTTTTTCAAGCTCTTCATTGATAGATAAATCTTTTTCAATAAAAACCCCAGTTACCGGCATAAAAGCTTCCGGCTGATAATAGTCGTAATAGGAAACGAAATATTCAACGGCATTGTTGGGGAAAAACTGCTTGAATTCAGAATACAACTGCGCTGCTAACGTTTTGTTATGCGCCAAAACCAAGGTCGGTCTTTGTACTTCTTCAATTACATTGGCCACAGTAAATGTTTTACCAGATCCTGTAACTCCCAATAAAGTTTGATATTTTTCGCCGTCGACTACACCTTGAGCCAATTTTTGTATGGCTTGCGGCTGATCTCCTTTTGGACTATATTCTGAGGAAACTTGAAATTTCATGTGTTTAAGCTGAAAATTTGGTTTTGTAAAGATACAAAGTTTGACTGCTATTCTAAAAAATTAATAATGGCGTCATTTATGATTTTAGATTGGTCGATCGATAAAAAATGTCCCGCATCTTTTATAATTCTTGTTTGGCTGTTTTTTAAATTTTTCTGAGCCCTTTCTAAGCTATCCTCAGAGTTAATCACATCTTTATCACCAATTAATACCAAAACAGGATTTTGAATTGATTGTAATTCTTTATCTGAAAACGGATGCATTTTTAGCATGCTCGAATTTGATTTTGCATATTTGTTGGCGAGATAAAACTGCCTTTTATAGATCTGGCTTATTTTTTCTGGATGCGTAGAAAATGTGGTCAATGTTTTGCCAAATTTCTTTTCACTTGGAAATAATTTCAACATCAAAGCAGAGGTTGTTTTTCCCACTTTATCAATAAATTTAAAAGTTTGTGCTGGACTCAATAAAACGATTTTGTCAATTGAGTTTGGTTTTTTTGTAGCCAATAATGTTGCAATCCAACCGCCTCGAGAAGCACCTATAATATCAAATTTCTTCAATTTATAATGGGAGAAAATTTCGTTGTACCAAATCGCAATTTCTTCGGTCGAAAGAGGTTTTGCAGTTAAGTTAGACTTACTGGGTTCCATCAAAAAATCGATGGCATAAATTCGATGTTTTTTGGCTAAGACCTGAATGTTTGGATACCACATAGTCGAGCTGGCGTCCATTCCATGCAGTAAAACTAAATCTTTACCGTTTTTTGGGCCTGCAATAACTACATGTGCTGTACCAAAAGTGGTTTGAATGTTTTCTTCTGTATAAGGGATGTTCCAAAGTTTTAAAGCTTTGTCATAAGAGCTTTGATATCTCTGCTCTTCGGTTTTGGTTTTAAAAACATAATCCTCAAATTTCACCTTCTTTGTTGAAGCACAACTTGTGATTAAAAATAGCACGACAGCTAAACGAGAATATAGTTTTAACATAGTAATAAAATTCAATTTGAGCTTAAAGTTACAAGTATCGCAGCCAAAAAGTGTATTAGAATTTTATTTTAAAGTATCATAATTTTAAGATTTATCATCTTTGGAAGTCAGATAATAAATTTGAACAAATGCTAAAATGGCATTCGGAATAATTACTGGTAAAAGCCATTTGCTAAAATCACGATAGTCTATTAAAAAAATACCATAGATTACAAAACAAATACAACCAAACATATTGATAAAACGGATAGTTCTAAGGTTTTTTAGCATGAAACCGCCAACAATAAATACTGATGCGAGATAACCAATATATTCTGCCATGATCTTGATTTTAAATTGCTTACAATAAATGTAGCGAAAGCAAATTATATAATCAAGATTTTGTTTTGGAAATCAGGTGTTTAAAATGTGTTTTTGTTTGAAGTAAAAAGTAAATTATATTTTTTTAGGATTTTGACTCGTGTGTCTAATTCTTAAAATCTGAATTTCTTTTGGGGTAATTTTATAGGTTATTCGATAATTATAAATTTCGTAAGCGCGATAATTTTTGTCACTAGGAATTTTCATTTCATCCAATTCGTAAATTTCCCAATTCGTACTTAAGATAGCAGCGGAATTATAAATGCTGTCAATTACTTTGTTAGGGATATTTTTACTTTTGGTTTCTTTGTATAAATAAGAGTAAATTTTTTCAAGCTGATTTTGAGCAGTTCTTGACCAAATTATTTCTTTTTCCATTGCTCAATTTTATCTTTAATTTCATCGTGGGAATAAAAATTTCCACTTTGAATATCCTCTTCTGCAATGTTTAGATCTTCATTATATCGCTCAGAATAATTTTTAGGTAAAGTTTTACGACTTTCCAAGATTGTTTTTAATGCAGATAAAAATGTATCATCATCAATTTTTTCGATTTCAGAAATGAGAATATTTTTGAGTTGAAGGGTGTTCATAATTGAATAATTTTATCGAAGTTACAAAACAAAAAGGATATATGAGTTTTGAAATTCTTAAAATTTCCAGGTGCTTTGATCTGCATCGGTTTTAAAACTCCAAGCCACAATGCGGCTGTTTTTTTGCCCTTGTGACATTTCAATTGTTTTTACAGAAACAGCATTTACTTTTTTTAGAATTTTATAAATAGAAGAAAGATTTTCTTTTTTAGAAACCAAGGTTGTAAACCATAAAACCTGCGAAGAAAATTTAGCACTTTCGTAAATCATCTGCGTGATGAATCCGATTTCGCCGCCATTGCACCATAATTCGGCATTTTGACCACCGAAATTTAAAACAGGATTTGTGTTTCTTTTTTCTTTGGGATTTAGATTGGAAACTTTTCTAGAAGTACTTTTATTGGCTTCTTCTGCAGAGGCATGAAAAGGCGGATTGCACATTGTAAATGTAAATCTATCTTCTGGAGTTATGATATTTTTAAATATAAAACGAGATTCTGTCTGTTGCTGCAGACTTATAGCTTCAATTAGTTTTGGATTTGCTTCAATGATTTTACTGCAGTTTTCAATAGCTTTTTGATCAATATCTGTTGCTACAAAACTCCAATTGTAAATCGAATTTCCTAATATCGGATAGATTAGATTTGCACCTGTTCCGATATCTAAACCTAATACATTTGATGTTTCTGGAATTTGATTGTTATGAGTTTCTGCCAATAAATCAGCAATATAATGAATGTAATCTGCTCGTCCGGGAATTGGAGGACAAAGGTAATTTTTCGGAATATCCCAGTTTTGAATATCGTAATATGTCTGCAGTAATGCTTTGTTTAAAGTTTTTACAGCAAGAGGATTACTGAAATCGACGGTTTCAATTCCGTGTTTGTTGATGGAAACGAAAGCTTTTAATTCGGGACAATTTGAAATCAGTAATTCAAAATCATAACGGGAACGATGAAGGTTTTTTGGATGTAAATTGTCTTTTTGTGAATTGTTTTCTGCTTTCATTTTTATTTATTTCTATGCAAAGATAGGGATTCCATTTTTACAAAAAGATATTATGAAAATGACAGCCCTAGCCCTGATGGAAGCGGCATCCTTTTGTGTCTCGTTTTTTAACGAGACACAAAAGATACAGCGGACAGCAGGATCAGCTCCTAATCAAAACACTCCATCAAAAGCAGATCACCTTCGCGATGTGTTATGGTTACAATACCGTCTTTTTCGACAGAATTGCTGCTGCCGGTTCGATAACCCATTGTGAGCGTATCGTTGTTTAATTCGTATTTTAAATTGCTGGAATTAATTCCGTTTACAACTCCAATAGGGATAAGGGAAATTGGAGTTTTAGCCGTGTACCATTTTTCAAATTTTGATGGTAAAAGAAATATTTTTGAATGATCGTCGAGAATTACAATTTTAAGTAA from Flavobacterium fluviale includes these protein-coding regions:
- a CDS encoding dipeptide epimerase, yielding MKLILREYNLKLKHTFTISRESIDFQPSLIVELQSDGFSGFGEATSNPYYNTTVPMMMQDLEKIRSIIESTENETPEVFWAKIHPYLKDDMFALCALDLAYNDLYARKKGKKLHELWNYTTERNPMTDYTIGIASIDKMVSKMKELPWPIYKIKLGTKEDIEIVKELRKHTNAIFRIDANCGWGVEETIGNAVELKKLGVEFLEQPMKADDWEAHKEVFKHSVLPVIADESCIIEEDVAKCFNHFHGVNVKLVKCGGLTPGKRMIEEAKKLGLKTMVGCMTESTVGISAIAHLLPQLDYVDMDGALLLAEDIATGVTIKDGVVSYSDLNGTGVTLL
- a CDS encoding alpha/beta hydrolase; its protein translation is MKRIFMAVLLLLTFIGKAQSTASKNVSTFTIEAPQLHTSKKIWIYLPENYSKNIQKKYSVIYMHDAQNLFDAKTSFSGEWNIDEKLDSLKAPVIVVAIEHGNEKRIDELTPFKNEKYGGGNADNYLEFIVKTLKPYIDKNYRTKTKPKNTILFGSSLGGLVSYYGALKYPEVFGKAGVFSPSFWFSNEIYTFTEKQSKIKTKIYFLCGDKESDDMVKDLTKMKRLLDTKRCYCLHLEKTKIVKNGEHNEKLWRDHFAEALIWLGY
- a CDS encoding TerB family tellurite resistance protein — translated: MNTEAEKRSLLLEMIMFATVDGHLHKRELEFLRLVALELSISEEEFQDLFHQETKTIPIKSEIQRINQFYRLALLMHCDGVLHEREFKAIQQIALEMGLNPSAVKRVLEMMKKAPKTVINPTLVLQVFQEQHN
- the uvrB gene encoding excinuclease ABC subunit UvrB; this encodes MKFQVSSEYSPKGDQPQAIQKLAQGVVDGEKYQTLLGVTGSGKTFTVANVIEEVQRPTLVLAHNKTLAAQLYSEFKQFFPNNAVEYFVSYYDYYQPEAFMPVTGVFIEKDLSINEELEKMRLSTTSSLLSGRRDVLVVASVSCLYGIGNPVEFKKNVIEVTRDQVISRTKLLHSLVQSLYARTEADFNPGNFRIKGDTVEVYPSYADDAYRIHFFGDEIEEIESFDVKTSQVIEKFKRLTIYPANMFVTSPEVLQGAIWEIQQDLVKQVDYFKEIGKHLEAKRLEERTNFDLEMIRELGYCSGIENYSRYLDGRQPGTRPFCLLDYFPSDYLMVVDESHVTVSQVHAMYGGDRSRKENLVEYGFRLPAAMDNRPLKFEEFEALQNQVIYVSATPADYELQKSDGIYVEQIIRPTGLIDPVIEVRPSLNQIDDLIEEIQVRCELDERVLVTTLTKRMAEELAKYLTKVSIRCRYIHSEVDTLERIEIMQDLRKGIFDVLIGVNLLREGLDLPEVSLVAILDADKEGFLRNHRSLTQTIGRAARNLNGKAILYADKITASMQRTIDETEYRRTKQINFNVENNITPQALNKKIESAFTKNPLVEYELGHPIPVAAEPETAYLSKAELEKMIREKRKTMEKAAKELDFLQAAKLRDEIKKLQEQLA
- a CDS encoding alpha/beta fold hydrolase, which translates into the protein MLKLYSRLAVVLFLITSCASTKKVKFEDYVFKTKTEEQRYQSSYDKALKLWNIPYTEENIQTTFGTAHVVIAGPKNGKDLVLLHGMDASSTMWYPNIQVLAKKHRIYAIDFLMEPSKSNLTAKPLSTEEIAIWYNEIFSHYKLKKFDIIGASRGGWIATLLATKKPNSIDKIVLLSPAQTFKFIDKVGKTTSALMLKLFPSEKKFGKTLTTFSTHPEKISQIYKRQFYLANKYAKSNSSMLKMHPFSDKELQSIQNPVLVLIGDKDVINSEDSLERAQKNLKNSQTRIIKDAGHFLSIDQSKIINDAIINFLE
- a CDS encoding uroporphyrinogen decarboxylase, whose protein sequence is MAEYIGYLASVFIVGGFMLKNLRTIRFINMFGCICFVIYGIFLIDYRDFSKWLLPVIIPNAILAFVQIYYLTSKDDKS
- a CDS encoding type II toxin-antitoxin system RelE/ParE family toxin gives rise to the protein MEKEIIWSRTAQNQLEKIYSYLYKETKSKNIPNKVIDSIYNSAAILSTNWEIYELDEMKIPSDKNYRAYEIYNYRITYKITPKEIQILRIRHTSQNPKKI
- the rlmF gene encoding 23S rRNA (adenine(1618)-N(6))-methyltransferase RlmF, giving the protein MKAENNSQKDNLHPKNLHRSRYDFELLISNCPELKAFVSINKHGIETVDFSNPLAVKTLNKALLQTYYDIQNWDIPKNYLCPPIPGRADYIHYIADLLAETHNNQIPETSNVLGLDIGTGANLIYPILGNSIYNWSFVATDIDQKAIENCSKIIEANPKLIEAISLQQQTESRFIFKNIITPEDRFTFTMCNPPFHASAEEANKSTSRKVSNLNPKEKRNTNPVLNFGGQNAELWCNGGEIGFITQMIYESAKFSSQVLWFTTLVSKKENLSSIYKILKKVNAVSVKTIEMSQGQKNSRIVAWSFKTDADQSTWKF